From a single Miscanthus floridulus cultivar M001 chromosome 8, ASM1932011v1, whole genome shotgun sequence genomic region:
- the LOC136475688 gene encoding uncharacterized protein codes for MGSGNLVMKKAIRPSSFDLDIKIDQSWMEDVACPICLDFPHNAVLLRCTSYEKGCRPFICDTDQTRSNCLERFKGAHGLPANVKVSSRTVAPLNSIHIISSNANNRPACPLCRGDVIGWFVIDEARLHLNQKKRCCEESCCSYVGNFHELQKHTQQKHPNSRPSEIDPARQVDWENLQQSSDIIDVLSTIHAQVPNGIVLGDYVIDYGDDEAGDDYEVYHRVRANWWTSCIFCKAFCRSTGGGRRRTRTRERRSSGTRNVNRSSQESFSLEVPTRSVDMREIRFDEIDDEYIVTGAMTRAAVSRRMAAHYRDPRFGRRIPRIIN; via the coding sequence ATGGGTTCGGGGAATTTGGTAATGAAGAAGGCGATAAGGCCCAGCTCCTTTGATCTGGACATAAAAATTGATCAAAGTTGGATGGAGGATGTTGCTTGCCCAATCTGTCTCGATTTCCCCCACAATGCGGTACTGCTTAGGTGCACCTCGTATGAGAAGGGCTGTAGACCTTTCATATGTGACACTGACCAGACTCGCTCAAACTGTCTCGAGAGGTTCAAAGGCGCTCATGGCCTACCAGCCAATGTCAAAGTCTCATCTCGTACTGTGGCTCCCCTTAATAGCATTCATATCATTTCATCAAATGCAAATAACCGCCCAGCTTGTCCGTTGTGTAGAGGTGATGTGATTGGGTGGTTTGTTATTGATGAGGCTCGCTTGCACCTTAACCAGAAGAAAAGATGCTGCGAAGAGAGTTGCTGCTCGTATGTTGGCAACTTCCATGAGCTTCAGAAGCACACCCAACAAAAACATCCAAATTCACGCCCTTCTGAAATTGATCCTGCTCGCCAGGTTGATTGGGAGAACTTGCAGCAGTCTTCTGACATAATAGATGTCTTGAGCACAATACATGCACAAGTTCCGAATGGTATAGTTCTTGGAGATTATGTCATTGACTATGGGGATGATGAAGCtggagatgactatgaagtttaccACAGGGTTAGAGCAAACTGGTGGACATCCTGCATTTTTTGCAAAGCATTCTGTAGGTCTACAGGAGGAGGCCGAAGAAGGACAAGAACAAGGGAAAGGAGAAGTAGTGGAACAAGGAACGTCAACAGATCTAGTCAAGAAAGCTTTAGTCTTGAAGTGCCAACAAGATCTGTTGACATGAGAGAAATCAGatttgatgaaattgatgatgaatATATAGTTACGGGGGCCATGACTAGGGCTGCTGTGTCAAGGAGAATGGCTGCTCATTACAG